In Oryza sativa Japonica Group chromosome 3, ASM3414082v1, one DNA window encodes the following:
- the LOC107280344 gene encoding NAC domain-containing protein 72-like, whose amino-acid sequence MADDDEIALEPGYVFHPSDDGLITLFLRPSIAKIPFEDRLINHADVYSANPAELVGEHRPAPGTHGSSSVWYFFCSPRFTSKRKTSGRRQRAVGGGGGGESVWKSEGGKKAVIGADGRRVGYLQKFSYGVYESSSSGSARTFTRLGWCMTEYGLDDDAIDGADKQVLCKVYRSPRAVCAEARTAAAAKSADSPCSGSKRKADDGADHPEAPPSARPRQEEAGSEQPAILPELDLDALLSAPMDDSLGVEFDTATTEQYMRYLMNDEPLPWAPTMEVAGGGDEFIETTNGPCMGEEEIIQRLASGETLDDILGSNPN is encoded by the coding sequence atggccgacgacgacgagatcgCTCTTGAGCCAGGCTACGTCTTCCACCCTTCCGACGACGGCCTCATCACCCTCTTCCTCCGCCCCAGCATCGCCAAGATCCCCTTCGAGGACCGCCTCATCAACCACGCCGACGTCTACTCCGCCAATCCGgccgagctcgtcggcgagcaCAGACCGGCGCCGGGCACCCATGGGAGCAGCAGCGTCTGGTACTTCTTCTGCTCCCCGCGCTTCACCAGCAAGCGCAAGACCTCCGGGAGGCGGCAGcgcgcggtcggcggcggcggcggcggcgagagcgtgTGGAAGTCGGAGGGCGGCAAGAAGGCCGTGATCGGCGCCGATGGCCGCCGCGTCGGGTACCTCCAGAAGTTCTCCTATGGCGTCtacgagtcgtcgtcgtcggggtcggCGCGCACGTTCACGAGGCTAGGGTGGTGCATGACGGAGTAcggcctcgacgacgacgccatcgaCGGAGCAGACAAGCAGGTGCTCTGCAAGGTCTACCGCTCGCCGCGCGCGGTCTGCGCGgaggcgcgcacggcggcggcggcgaagtcggCCGATTCGCCATGCTCCGGCTCGAAGAGGAaggcggacgacggcgcggaTCACCCGGAGGCGCCGCCCAGCGCGCGGCCGCGGCAAGAGGAGGCCGGGAGCGAGCAGCCGGCGATCCTGCCGGAGTTGGACCTGGATGCGTTGCTGTCGGCGCCGATGGACGACAGTTTGGGAGTGGAATTCGACACGGCCACGACGGAGCAGTACATGAGGTATCTGATGAACGACGAGCCATTGCCGTGGGCTCCGACGATGGAggttgccggcggcggagacgaatTCATCGAGACGACGAACGGACCTTGCATGGGCGAAGAGGAGATCATCCAGCGGCTGGCTTCCGGAGAAACCCTCGACGACATTCTTGGCTCGAACCCTAATTAA
- the LOC4334655 gene encoding probable acylpyruvase FAHD2, mitochondrial: protein MAAAAQRLLAASTKIVGVGRNFVAHAKELGNPVPKEPVLFLKPTSSFLHAGVAGAAIEVPEPVESLHHEVELAVVISQRARDVPEASAMDFVGGYALALDMTARELQSAAKSAGLPWTLGKAQDTFTPISAVIPKSDVANPDDLELWLKVDDELRQKGSTSDMIFKIPSLISYISSIMTLMEGDVILTGTPEGVGPVRPGQKIKAGITGLIDVEFDVQKRKRSFST from the exons atggcggcggcggcgcagaggctCCTGGCGGCCAGCACGAAGATCGTAGGGGTGGGCCGCAACTTCGTCGCCCACGCCAAGGAGCTCGGGAACCCCGTCCCCAAG GAGCCGGTGCTGTTCCTGAAGCCCACCTCGTCGTTCCTCCACGCGGGCGtggccggcgccgccatcgAGGTGCCGGAGCCGGTCGAGTCGCTGCACCACGAGGTCGAGCTTGCCGTTGTCATCTCCCAGCGCGCGCGCGACGTCCCCGAAGCATCCGCCATGGACTTCGTAGGAG GTTATGCACTTGCTTTGGACATGACAGCAAGAGAACTTCAGTCTGCGGCTAAG TCTGCAGGTCTTCCTTGGACTTTGGGTAAAGCACAGGACACCTTCACTCCAATTAGTGCAGTG ATTCCAAAATCAGATGTAGCTAATCCTGATGATCTAGAGCTCTGGCTAAAG GTTGATGATGAACTTAGGCAGAAGGGATCTACAAGTGATATGATATTCAAGATACCATCTCTAATAAGTTATATCAGTTCCATCATGACATTAATGGAGGGTGATGTTATACTGACCG GTACTCCTGAGGGTGTAGGCCCAGTACGACCAGGACAGAAGATCAAAGCTGGTATAACCGGCCTCATTGATGTTGAGTTTGATGTTCAGAAGCGCAAGCGGTCATTTTCTACTTGA
- the LOC4334656 gene encoding uncharacterized protein codes for MAAAAAVRHRTVEANGISMHVAEAGPGSGTAPAVLFVHGFPELWYSWRHQMGHLAARGYRCVAPDLRGYGGTTAPPEHTSYTIFHLVGDLVALLDALELPQVFVVGHDWGAIVSWNLCLLRPDRVRALVNLSVAFMPRRPAEKPLDYFRGAYGDDYYVCRFQEPGVEKELASLDLKRFFKLALIVQTTGSSAMSIKKMRANNREVTLPPWLSEEDISYVASVYAKTGFAGGINYYRCFDLNWELMAPWTGAKVLVPTKFIVGDGDLAYHLPGVKSYIHKGRLKKDVPMLEEVVVIKGAGHFIQQERAQEISDHIYNYIKKFNTGVSSPKSSRL; via the exons atggcggcggcggcggcggtaagGCACCGGACGGTGGAGGCGAACGGGATCTCGATGCACGTCGCGGAGGCGGGGCCGGGCAGCGGCACTGCTCCCGCGGTGCTGTTCGTGCACGGGTTCCCGGAGCTGTGGTACTCGTGGCGCCACCAGATGGGGCACCTGGCCGCGCGCGGATACCGCTGCGTCGCGCCCGACCTCCGCGGCTACGGCggcaccaccgcgccgccggagCACACCTCCTACACCATCTTCCACCTCGTCGGGGacctcgtcgccctcctcgaCGCCCTCGAGCTCCCCCAG GTGTTCGTGGTGGGGCATGACTGGGGCGCCATCGTGTCGTGGAACCTGTGCCTGCTGCGGCCTGACCGGGTGCGCGCGCTTGTCAACCTCAGCGTCGCGTTCATGCCGAGGCGCCCCGCCGAGAAGCCCCTCGACTACTTCCGCGGCGCGTATGGCGATGATTACTATGTCTGCCGATTCCAG GAACCTGGAGTTGAAAAAGAATTGGCCAGTCTTGACTTGAAGAGATTCTTCAAATTGGCCTTGATTGTTCAAACAACAGGATCTTCTGCTATGTCCATTAAAAAAATGCGGGCAAACAACAGGGAAGTAACATTGCCTCCTTGGCTCTCTGAGGAAGATATCAGTTATGTAGCAAGTGTGTATGCAAAAACTGGCTTCGCTGGTGGTATTAATTACTACCGATGTTTTGACCT GAATTGGGAGCTGATGGCACCATGGACAGGTGCAAAAGTTCTAGTGCCAACAAAGTTTATTGTCGGGGATGGTGACCTGGCTTACCATCTCCCAGGAGTCAAAAGCTACATACACAAGGGTAGGTTGAAGAAAGATGTTCCTATGCTTGAGGAAGTAGTGGTAATCAAAGGTGCTGGGCACTTCATCCAGCAGGAGAGAGCACAGGAAATCAGTGATCACATCTATAACTACATCAAGAAGTTCAATACGGGTGTTTCTTCTCCAAAATCATCGAGGTTGTGA
- the LOC4334657 gene encoding uncharacterized protein, producing the protein MEGAAAAAAVIRHRTVEANGISIHVAEAGGEGGDGAAVLFLHGFPELWYSWRHQMEHLAGRGFRCLAPDLRGYGDTDAPPEIESYSAFHVVGDLVALLDALGLAKVFVVGHDWGAIIAWYMCLFRPDRVTALVNTSVAFMRHVFIRSGADAIKTTDHFHKAYGPTYYICRFQEPGVAEEEFAPAHARHIIRRTLCNRFTVHKAGKPESEESPPPPPLPLPAWLTEEDIDYFAAAFERTGFTGGINYYRNMDRNWEMAAPWADAKVQVPTKFIVGDGDLTYHYAGIQDYLHKGGLKAEVPLLEDVVVIPGAGHFIQQERAEEVSDLIYNFITKFIPQPN; encoded by the exons atggagggcgcggcggcggcggcggcggtcattAGGCACCGGACGGTGGAGGCGAACGGCATCTCGATCCACGtcgcggaggccggcggcgagggcggcgatggcgcggcggtGCTGTTCCTGCACGGATTCCCGGAGCTCTGGTACTCGTGGCGGCACCAGATGGAGCACCTCGCCGGCCGGGGATTCCGCTGCCTCGCCCCCGACCTCCGCGGGTACGGCGACACCGACGCGCCGCCCGAGATCGAGTCCTACTCCGCCTTCCACGTCGTCGGCGACCTCGTCGCGCTCCTCgacgccctcggcctcgccaag GTGTTCGTGGTGGGGCACGACTGGGGCGCGATAATCGCGTGGTACATGTGCCTGTTCCGGCCGGATCGCGTGACGGCGCTCGTCAACACCAGCGTCGCCTTCATGCGCCACGTCTTCATCCGCTCCGGCGCCGACGCCATCAAGACCACCGATCACTTCCACAAGGCCTACGGCCCCACCTACTACATCTGCCGCTTCCAG GAGCCTGGCGTTGCGGAGGAGGAGTTCGCGCCGGCGCACGCGAGGCACATCATAAGGCGGACACTGTGCAACCGCTTCACCGTCCACAAGGCCGGCAAGCCGGAGAGCgaggagtcgccgccgccgccgccgctgccgctgccggcctGGCTAACGGAGGAGGACATCGACTACTTCGCCGCCGCGTTCGAGAGGACGGGCTTCACCGGCGGCATCAACTACTACCGCAACATGGACAGGAACTGGGAGATGGCGGCGCCATGGGCGGACGCCAAGGTGCAGGTGCCGACCAAGTTCATCGTCGGGGACGGCGACCTGACGTACCACTACGCCGGCATCCAGGACTACCTGCACAAGGGCGGGCTCAAGGCCGAGGTGCCGCTGCTCGAGGACGTCGTCGTCATCCCCGGCGCCGGCCACTTCATCCAGCAGGAGAGGGCTGAGGAGGTCAGCGACCTTATCTACAACTTCATCACCAAGTTCATACCCCAACCCAACTGA
- the LOC136355699 gene encoding uncharacterized protein → MNRAEGQPITWVEFTEAFKKTHIPVGVVSLKKREFRTLKQKDHTVAEYLHEFNRLARYAPEDVRTDEERQEKFLEGLKDELSVTLISHDYVDFQQLVDKAIRLEDKKNRMDNRKRRMTVFQEAQGSSQRQHIRPLQIGESSSAGQGQSQQLNIAGEIKSETNESNDVNIEQANQPVPVQQDQSQENNTSGREQQVCFNCYKPGHFARECPKPKRQQPQGQVNNIVVTGANAVPVASSRVASSSVTAQPLVSKQQ, encoded by the coding sequence atgaacagagcagaaggacaaccaatcacttgggtGGAGTTCACGGAagcattcaagaagacacacatacctgtAGGAGTTGTTTctttgaagaagcgtgagttcaggacattgaagcaaaaggatcataccgtggcagagtatcttcatgagttcaatcgtctggcacgttatgctccagaagatgtgcgtactgacgaagaaaggcaggagaagttcctGGAAGGCCTGAAGGATGAACTGTCAGTTACATTGATCTCCCATGACTATGTTGATTTTCAGCAGCtggttgacaaagcaattcgacttgaagacaagaagaacaggatggataaCCGTAAACGGAGAATGACTGTATTCCAGGAGGCACAAggtagtagccagaggcagcATATCAGgccactccaaattggtgaatCTTCTTCCGCTGGTCAAGGACAGTCGCAACAATTGAACATCGCTGGTGAGATCAAATCAGAGACTAATGAAAGCAATGATGTTAACATCGAGCAAGCTAATCAGCCGGTGCCAGTTCAGCAGGACCAGTCTCAGGAGAATAACACTAGTGGAAGGGAGCAGCAGGTATGTTTCAACTGTTACAAGCCAGGCCACTTTGCAAGagagtgtccgaagccgaaGCGTCAGCAGCCGCAAGGTCAGGTCAACAACATTGTCGTCACAGGAGCCAATGCAGTGCCAGTTGCGTCTTCAAGAGTTGCGTCTTCAAGTGTTACAGCTCAGCCACTAGTTTCAAAGCAgcagtag
- the LOC107280345 gene encoding uncharacterized protein, whose amino-acid sequence MREAEEERQAALIASSVLDEARGDIRLQYEAHAEDLAKRIRDARGILDAAAAHERRASEADASLRARTMALEAERRALDDRARSAQEFEATIRRRIEVLDRNQQVEASLRLREEAAAERDRITLAAKASADRRAEELRLREEACRERDAALAEREAEVNRREVALRRLGEQLAKREEAVAGREARHLESARAERAAISAKVSELEAREKDLVAGGPPGGAGLASQLAMAQSTLADLERLVQDQAGEIAALRLTNELGPGQLSDTVDWLEHAGRRVGISVRRDSKLPPTQPALALRLDGLAVDLERLEEEVGETIKSSSVSLARAAVELVLASHQARDPEFMPWHALEDFPPGTEARAREQVREAANAIVSSFEGSAPRFTSGLTADEENGSGGDDGDDD is encoded by the exons atgcgggaggcggaggaggagcggcaggcGGCGCTGATCGCCTCGAGCGTCCTGGATGAAGCGCGGGGCGATATCCGCCTTCAGTACGAGGCTCACGCCGAGGACTTGGCGAAGAGGATTAGGGACGCGCGCGGCATCCTCGACGCAGCCGCTGCCCACGAGCGGCGGGCATCGGAGGCCGACGCCTCGCTGCGGGCGCGGACGATGGCACTCGAGGCTGAACGCAGGGCCTTGGATGATCGTGCCCGCTCTGCACAGGAGTTTGAAGCCACAATCCGTCGGCGGATCGAGGTCCTCGATCGAAACCAGC AGGTGGAGGCTTCCCTTCGCCTCCGTGAAGAAGCCGCGGCCGAGCGTGACCGGATCACCCTCGCCGCGAAAGCTTCCGCGGACCGCCGCGCGGAAGAGCTACGGCTGCGGGAAGAGGCATGCCGGGAACGGGATGCCGCACTCGCCGAGCGCGAAGCCGAGGTGAATCGCCGCGAGGTAGCCTTGCGCCGGCTAGGCGAGCAACTCGCGAAACGAGAGGAGGCCGTTGCCGGGCGCGAGGCTCGTCATCTGGAGAGCGCCCGCGCTGAGCGTGCGGCAATATCAGCGAAGGTCTCCGAGCTGGAGGCCCGGGAGAAGGACTTGGTAGCAGGCGGGCCGCCCGGCGGCGCGGGTTTGGCGAGCCAGCTCGCCATGGCTCAGAGTACCCTCGCCGACTTGGAACGCCTGGTGCAGGATCAGGCTGGGGAAATTGCGGCCCTCCGCCTCACCAACGAGCTCGGGCCCGGGCAACTCTCCGACACCGTCGACTGGCTGGAGCACGCGGGGCGCCGAGTCGGCATCTCTGTGCGTCGGGACAGCAAACTCCCGCCCACACAGCCAGCACTCGCGCTTCGGCTGGACGGGCTGGCGGTGGACCTGGAaaggctggaggaggaggtcggcgagacCATAAAGTCTTCGTCAGTTTCTTTGGCACGGGCTGCGGTGGAGCTGGTCCTCGCGAGCCACCAAGCGCGCGACCCCGAATTCATGCCGTGGCATGCGCTCGAGGATTTTCCCCCGGGTACCGAGGCAAGGGCCCGGGAGCAAGTCCGGGAGGCGGCTAACGCGATTGTCTCAagcttcgaggggtcggcccccCGGTTCACCTCCGGGCTTACCGCGGACGAGGAAAACGGAAGCgggggtgacgacggcgatgacgactAG